TTGATTTGCTTGCTCAGGCTTTGAAGATAACCATGGTCGAATATGTTCAGCAAGATCACGTACGGGGTGATCAAATAACCAATTGACTGGCAGAAAAAATATGGAGAAGAGACATCATAGCTTCGCCTCGACAACACAGCTACGTCCTGCTGCTGTGATGTCGTGTCCATCCATGCATCGTTCGCTAAGGCGATCGCATTTTCACCCAACGCCTTCCAACACCAGTCCATGGCTGTGCTTTGCTGTTCGGAAACGGCATCTAGCCGAGTGCCCCATAGCTGTGGCCATTTCCCTAAAATATTGAGTGCTCCACTGGAAGCAGGTACCACAGAAGCGTGATTTTGAAAAGAAGCAAGTTCTCTTCCTTGCTCTGTCGTTACAGGAAAGTGGGTACTCGTTTGAAATAAGATACCTTCATTGCCATTGACCCGTACAATCCAACGCTTATTTGCTGCAGGAATAGGCGTAGCTCCTGACAGTGACTGTAAATTTGTAGTAAGTAATTGTTGTAAGTTTTTTCGTTCTGCTTTATTTAAATGGGCAACAGGTGCAAATAGATAGCGGCCTTTTTCCCCAATGAACCATTCTCCTGTTGCACTGGTTAGTGATAAACCATACACCTTCTCAAATTCAGTTTCCATACACGAATGCCCCCTTTTTAAACCATATGAACGCTTTTGAAGCTTTACGCCTGAAATGGCACCGTATAGGAAATCAGTAGCTGAGCATTCTAAGAGACGGAAAGGAACGGTGAAGATCACATGGTTAACGAAAAGCTAGAAACTGTTGCTCACCGCTGGCTCGATGAACGAGGCGTTACACCGGAGGACATTGCAGAACTCGTCTACTTTCTCCAAGAGCCATACCACGATGAGCTAACAGTTCATGAATGCGAACATCACGTTCGGAGGGTTATTCAAAAGAGAGAGGTACAAAATGCGATTCTTACTGGCATCGCACTGGACCGCTTGGCCGAAGATCATAAGCTGGAAGAACCGCTTTTAACATCTGTATTGCATGATGACAGCCTGTATGGTGTTGACGAAATTATTGCCCTCTCCATCGTCAATATCTATGGATCGATTGGCTTTACGAACTACGGATACATCGATAAGGAAAAGCCTGGTATTTTAAAGTACCTTAACGATAAAGAACATAAACTTTGTCATACATTTTTAGACGATATCGTTGGTGCAATTGCTGCCGCAGCTTCCAGT
The window above is part of the Litoribacterium kuwaitense genome. Proteins encoded here:
- a CDS encoding phosphatidylglycerophosphatase A family protein, encoding MVNEKLETVAHRWLDERGVTPEDIAELVYFLQEPYHDELTVHECEHHVRRVIQKREVQNAILTGIALDRLAEDHKLEEPLLTSVLHDDSLYGVDEIIALSIVNIYGSIGFTNYGYIDKEKPGILKYLNDKEHKLCHTFLDDIVGAIAAAASSRLAHSSRGEE